A window from Pseudomonas moraviensis encodes these proteins:
- a CDS encoding helix-turn-helix transcriptional regulator has product MTASEFDPALDNFRAIADAIATLFFPHAEVVLHDLRTQKVDYIANNLSKREIGDDSSLEDMLSEEVSERNIGPYEKLNWDGQKIRSLSTVLRDSEGRPLAVLCINLNISLFENAKAALDLFLSPSKLIPQPDSLFRDDWQERINTFLHAWLRERQLSLNLLTRDHKRELVLALHAEGAFKGKSASNYVANVLNMGRATVYKHLKELKG; this is encoded by the coding sequence ATGACCGCCTCCGAATTCGACCCGGCGCTGGATAACTTCCGCGCCATCGCCGATGCCATCGCCACGCTGTTCTTTCCCCATGCCGAGGTGGTGCTGCACGACCTGCGCACGCAGAAGGTCGACTACATCGCCAACAACCTGTCCAAGCGTGAAATCGGCGACGACTCCTCGCTGGAAGACATGCTCAGCGAGGAGGTCAGCGAAAGAAACATCGGCCCGTACGAAAAGCTCAACTGGGACGGTCAGAAGATTCGCAGCCTGAGCACTGTGCTGCGCGACAGTGAAGGTCGACCGCTCGCAGTGCTGTGCATCAATCTGAATATTTCCCTGTTCGAGAACGCCAAAGCGGCGCTCGACCTGTTTCTGTCGCCGAGCAAACTGATTCCGCAGCCGGACTCACTGTTCCGTGATGACTGGCAGGAACGCATCAACACCTTCCTCCACGCGTGGCTGCGCGAGCGGCAGTTGAGCCTGAATCTGCTGACCCGTGATCACAAACGCGAACTGGTGCTGGCGCTGCACGCCGAGGGCGCGTTCAAGGGCAAAAGCGCCTCGAACTACGTGGCCAATGTGCTGAACATGGGCCGGGCGACGGTGTACAAGCATTTGAAGGAATTGAAGGGCTGA